In Methanocaldococcus sp. FS406-22, the genomic stretch GGCCTGCTATTGGACCTTTAGGAGTTAACGTCATGCAAGTTGTTAAGGAGATTAACGAAAAAACAAAGGACTATGAAGGAATGCAAGTCCCAGTTAAAGTTATAGTTGATACCGAAACAAGAAAGTTTGAGATTGAAGTTGGAATTCCTCCAACAACTGCTTTAATTAAAAAAGAGTTGGGAATTGAAACAGCTGCTCATGAACCAAGACATGAGATTGTTGGAAACTTAACATTGGAGCAGGTTATTAAAATAGCTAAGATGAAAAAAGACGCTATGCTATCTTACACTTTGAAGAACGCTGTAAAAGAAGTTTTAGGAACCTGTGGTTCAATGGGAGTAACAGTTGAAGGAAAAGACCCAAAGGAAGTGCAGAAAGAAATTGATGCTGGAGTTTATGATGAATACTTTAAAGAAGAATAAATTATCTTTTTTTATTTTTCTTTTGATAATATGGTTTTCATGTATTTTTTAGATGTATCTACTAATTTAGATATATCGATTTTTATTAGATATCCGCATAAGATTCCAATAACAACTCCAGCAAGAACATCAAAAGGATAGTGAACTCCTACATAAATTCTACTATAAGCTACAAGAATCGCCCAAATTAAAAATAGTATTCCAAGTTTTTTTGAGTAAAATAGCAGTGATGTTGCTAACGTAAATGCCAAGGTTGTGTGCCCACTTGGAAAGCTTGGCTCATTTCCTTCATTACACAACAGATGGACATTATCTAAAACTAAATAAGGCCTTGGCTCATTTACTAAATACTTTAAAGAAAACGCAATTATAAAAGCCAAACATAGAGCGGAAATTAGCTTTATTCCAAACTTTCTATTTTTTATAAGTATAATTATGGATGTTATAGCAATTAAAGGATATGCTGTTTTAGAGATAATTAGCATAACTGTATCAAGTATAGAATTGTAGTGAGAGTTTATTAGATAAAAGAGCCAAATATTAAACTTATTCAATTTACCTATGTTTCCTAAAATGTTTCCAAAATAGGCTACAGCCAAAAATCTTGGAAATCTTCCAATTATTGTCCCAATTGTAAATAACAATTTATGCATTTCAAAAATTCCTGAGAGCCAGGCTATGACCTTATAAGGCAGGGGGGTGAATCCAGCTATAACAACTCCATAAATTCCATACTTATTAAAAAATCCTTCCCCTTTATGCAAATATTTCTCTCCAAATATTTTTACAAAAATTGGATGCCCTAACTTATCCCCCAAAAAATATCCAAATAATCCCCCCCAATGTTGTGCCAATAGTAGCAACTATTGCAGAAATTATTGGGTTTAAGCCAAAAAAAGAAGCTCCAATTATAAAAACA encodes the following:
- a CDS encoding 50S ribosomal protein L11; its protein translation is MAKEVVEVLVTGGRATAGPPLGPAIGPLGVNVMQVVKEINEKTKDYEGMQVPVKVIVDTETRKFEIEVGIPPTTALIKKELGIETAAHEPRHEIVGNLTLEQVIKIAKMKKDAMLSYTLKNAVKEVLGTCGSMGVTVEGKDPKEVQKEIDAGVYDEYFKEE
- a CDS encoding phosphatase PAP2 family protein, with the translated sequence MGDKLGHPIFVKIFGEKYLHKGEGFFNKYGIYGVVIAGFTPLPYKVIAWLSGIFEMHKLLFTIGTIIGRFPRFLAVAYFGNILGNIGKLNKFNIWLFYLINSHYNSILDTVMLIISKTAYPLIAITSIIILIKNRKFGIKLISALCLAFIIAFSLKYLVNEPRPYLVLDNVHLLCNEGNEPSFPSGHTTLAFTLATSLLFYSKKLGILFLIWAILVAYSRIYVGVHYPFDVLAGVVIGILCGYLIKIDISKLVDTSKKYMKTILSKEK